A single region of the Marinobacter nanhaiticus D15-8W genome encodes:
- a CDS encoding ABC transporter ATP-binding protein, with product MLVLENIHTHYGKIEALHGVSVEVQKGEIVSLIGANGAGKTTLLMTVCGDPQASSGRVLFEGEDITHKPTAEIMRSGIAIVPEGRRVFPGLTVEENLHMGGFFNTKGEIRKSQAHVFELFPRLQERKNQRAGTMSGGEQQMLAIGRALMTKPKMIILDEPSLGLAPIIIRQIFDIISTLRDEGITVFLVEQNAKQALKLADRGYVLETGRIRLEDSGENLLANEDVQKAYLGG from the coding sequence ATGCTGGTACTAGAAAACATCCATACCCACTACGGCAAGATCGAGGCGCTGCACGGCGTCTCGGTTGAAGTCCAGAAGGGTGAGATCGTCTCCCTGATAGGCGCCAATGGCGCCGGCAAGACTACGCTGCTGATGACCGTCTGCGGTGACCCGCAGGCCAGCTCCGGACGCGTGTTGTTCGAGGGAGAGGACATCACCCACAAGCCGACTGCGGAGATCATGCGCTCAGGTATTGCCATCGTGCCGGAGGGACGCCGGGTCTTTCCGGGCCTGACGGTCGAGGAAAACCTTCACATGGGCGGTTTCTTCAATACCAAGGGCGAAATCCGTAAGAGTCAGGCCCACGTGTTCGAGCTGTTCCCGCGCCTACAGGAGCGCAAGAACCAACGGGCCGGCACCATGTCCGGTGGTGAGCAGCAAATGCTGGCCATCGGCCGCGCACTGATGACCAAGCCCAAGATGATCATCCTTGATGAACCGTCCCTCGGGCTCGCCCCGATCATCATCAGACAGATCTTCGACATCATCAGCACCCTGCGGGACGAAGGTATAACCGTCTTCCTGGTGGAACAGAACGCCAAGCAGGCGCTGAAGCTGGCTGACCGCGGTTATGTGCTTGAGACCGGGCGTATCCGTCTGGAAGATTCCGGTGAGAACCTGCTCGCCAACGAAGATGTACAGAAGGCCTACCTGGGCGGCTAA
- a CDS encoding high-affinity branched-chain amino acid ABC transporter permease LivM, whose protein sequence is MVAQNFRHALFCAFITLIISYPILGLDLVAQGIDIQLEGGETSTYIGIALAVLVVFLFQLFRPAVMGGLGTLKAINPLANRTPMPEAKRQLVEKIAIFVIVIGALIWPFMGSRGAVDLATLVLIYIILALGLNVVVGFAGLLDLGYVAFYAVGAYTFALLSQYFGVSFWFALPIGAVLAALFGFVLGFPVLRLRGDYLAIVTLGFGEIIRILLNNLTWLTGGPNGIGGIPEPTLFGMEFGRRVKEEGNTSFHEVFGLAYDSTDKVIFLYLITLLLALFTLVVIRRLVRMPVGRSWEALREDEIAARSLGLSRTGVKLSAFTIGAFFAGFAGTVFASKQGFISPESFVFLESAIILAIVVLGGMGSQLGVILAAIAVTILPELAREFSEYRMLIFGAAMVLMMIWRPQGLLPMSRVHIKLKQQE, encoded by the coding sequence ATGGTTGCACAGAATTTCCGACATGCGCTGTTCTGCGCATTCATCACGCTGATTATTTCCTATCCCATCCTGGGTCTTGACCTGGTAGCCCAGGGCATCGACATCCAACTGGAAGGCGGAGAGACATCCACCTACATCGGCATCGCCCTGGCCGTGCTGGTTGTATTCCTGTTCCAGCTTTTCCGTCCCGCCGTGATGGGTGGCCTGGGCACGCTCAAAGCTATCAACCCGCTGGCCAATCGCACGCCGATGCCGGAGGCCAAGCGTCAACTGGTCGAGAAAATCGCCATCTTCGTGATCGTGATTGGTGCCCTGATATGGCCTTTCATGGGGTCTCGCGGAGCAGTCGACCTCGCGACGCTGGTGCTGATCTACATCATCCTGGCCCTCGGCCTTAATGTGGTGGTGGGCTTCGCGGGCCTGCTCGACCTGGGCTACGTCGCCTTCTACGCGGTAGGCGCCTATACCTTTGCCCTGCTGTCCCAGTACTTCGGTGTTTCCTTCTGGTTCGCCCTGCCGATCGGCGCGGTGCTGGCAGCACTCTTCGGCTTTGTCCTGGGCTTCCCGGTACTGCGGTTACGGGGCGATTACCTGGCCATCGTGACTCTGGGCTTTGGCGAAATCATCCGCATCCTGCTGAACAACCTGACGTGGCTCACCGGTGGTCCCAACGGTATCGGTGGCATCCCGGAGCCGACCCTGTTCGGCATGGAGTTTGGGCGCCGGGTTAAGGAAGAGGGCAACACCTCGTTCCATGAAGTCTTCGGACTGGCCTACGACAGTACGGACAAGGTGATCTTCCTCTACCTCATCACGTTGCTGCTGGCACTGTTCACCCTGGTGGTCATTCGCCGCCTGGTCCGCATGCCGGTGGGCCGTTCCTGGGAAGCGCTTCGTGAGGACGAAATCGCCGCGCGGTCGCTGGGCCTGAGCCGGACCGGCGTGAAGCTTTCGGCATTCACCATCGGCGCCTTCTTCGCCGGTTTCGCCGGTACTGTCTTTGCGTCCAAGCAAGGTTTTATCAGCCCGGAATCCTTCGTCTTCCTCGAGTCCGCCATCATCCTGGCGATCGTGGTATTGGGCGGTATGGGTTCGCAGCTCGGCGTCATCCTAGCCGCCATTGCGGTGACGATCCTGCCCGAACTGGCACGTGAGTTCTCGGAATACCGCATGCTGATCTTCGGCGCCGCCATGGTGCTGATGATGATCTGGCGTCCGCAGGGCCTGCTGCCCATGAGCCGCGTCCACATCAAACTCAAACAGCAGGAGTGA
- the livG gene encoding high-affinity branched-chain amino acid ABC transporter ATP-binding protein LivG, with the protein MLEVRNLSMRFGGLLAVDQVSLDVQEREIVSIIGPNGAGKTTVFNCLSGFYRPSGGKILFRGQEIQGKPDYKISRLGLVRTFQHVRLFNKMTVVENLLVAQHRHLNTNLFAGLLKTPDYRKREEKSLERAAYWLERVGLLELANRDAGNLAYGQQRRLEIARCMVTEPELLMLDEPAAGLNPNETRELNELIISLKEDYCVSVVLIEHDMSLVMGISDRINVINQGRPLASGTPEEIRQNDDVIKAYLGEE; encoded by the coding sequence ATGCTTGAAGTACGCAATCTGTCCATGCGATTTGGCGGCCTGCTGGCTGTGGACCAGGTCTCGCTGGACGTCCAGGAGCGGGAAATCGTTTCCATCATCGGCCCCAACGGGGCCGGCAAGACGACCGTGTTCAACTGTCTGAGCGGATTCTATCGCCCCTCCGGTGGCAAGATCCTGTTCCGCGGACAGGAAATCCAGGGCAAGCCGGACTACAAGATTTCCCGGCTGGGCCTGGTCCGCACCTTCCAGCACGTGCGCCTGTTCAACAAGATGACCGTGGTGGAAAACCTGCTGGTGGCCCAGCACCGTCACCTGAACACGAACCTGTTCGCAGGGTTGCTCAAGACCCCGGACTACCGCAAGCGGGAAGAGAAATCCCTTGAGCGCGCGGCCTACTGGCTGGAGCGTGTCGGCCTGCTGGAACTGGCCAACCGTGACGCCGGGAATCTGGCCTATGGCCAGCAACGCCGACTGGAAATCGCTCGCTGCATGGTGACCGAACCCGAGCTGCTGATGCTGGACGAGCCGGCAGCTGGCCTGAACCCGAACGAGACCCGCGAGCTCAACGAACTGATCATCAGCCTCAAGGAGGACTACTGCGTCTCCGTGGTGTTGATCGAGCACGATATGAGCCTGGTTATGGGGATCTCCGACAGGATCAACGTCATCAACCAGGGCCGCCCACTGGCCAGTGGTACGCCGGAGGAAATCCGGCAGAACGATGACGTCATCAAGGCCTACCTGGGCGAGGAGTAA
- a CDS encoding branched-chain amino acid ABC transporter substrate-binding protein produces MKTKLNKLVVGVGASLAVMAAGAANAEIKIGIAGPMTGAVAQYGDMQFSGARMAIEQINENGGVMGEQLVAVEQDDVCDPKQAVTVANNMVNEGVRFVVGHLCSSSTQPASDIYEDEGILMVTPASTSPAITERGYELVFRTIGLDSMQGPVAGNYIASQKPERVAVIHDKQQYGEGIASAVKSTLEDKDINVVMYEGITAGQKDFSSLVTKLKQANVDFVYYGGYHPELGLILRQADQAGLDAQFMGPEGVGNKDINTIAGDASEGLLVTLPPSFDQKAENQELVQAFEEKGEDPSGPFVLTSYAAVQLIADGIEKADSKDPFDVAAALREGSFETPIGTVEYDEAGDLESFEFVVYEWHSDGSKTPVN; encoded by the coding sequence ATGAAAACCAAACTGAACAAGCTTGTTGTCGGGGTCGGCGCTTCCCTGGCGGTTATGGCGGCAGGTGCCGCGAACGCCGAAATCAAGATCGGTATCGCCGGTCCGATGACCGGCGCCGTGGCCCAGTACGGTGACATGCAGTTCTCCGGTGCCCGCATGGCGATCGAACAGATCAACGAAAACGGCGGCGTCATGGGCGAGCAGCTGGTCGCTGTCGAGCAGGACGACGTCTGTGATCCGAAGCAGGCCGTCACTGTCGCCAACAATATGGTCAACGAGGGCGTTCGCTTCGTCGTTGGTCACCTGTGCTCCAGCTCCACCCAGCCGGCATCCGATATCTACGAGGACGAAGGCATCCTGATGGTGACTCCAGCCTCCACCAGCCCGGCTATCACCGAACGCGGCTATGAGCTGGTCTTCCGCACCATCGGCCTGGATAGCATGCAGGGGCCGGTCGCCGGCAACTACATTGCCAGCCAGAAGCCCGAGCGCGTCGCCGTCATTCACGACAAGCAGCAGTACGGTGAAGGTATCGCCAGCGCCGTTAAGTCCACTTTGGAAGACAAAGACATCAACGTGGTGATGTACGAAGGTATCACCGCCGGTCAGAAAGACTTCTCTTCCCTGGTGACCAAGCTGAAGCAGGCCAACGTGGACTTCGTCTACTACGGCGGCTACCACCCGGAGCTGGGTCTGATCCTGCGCCAGGCCGACCAGGCGGGTCTCGACGCCCAGTTCATGGGTCCTGAAGGCGTGGGTAACAAGGACATCAACACTATTGCCGGCGACGCCTCTGAAGGCCTGCTGGTCACCCTGCCGCCGAGCTTCGACCAGAAAGCCGAGAACCAGGAGCTGGTACAGGCCTTCGAAGAGAAAGGCGAAGATCCCTCCGGCCCGTTCGTACTGACCTCCTACGCTGCGGTCCAGCTCATTGCCGACGGCATCGAGAAGGCAGACTCCAAGGACCCGTTCGACGTCGCTGCGGCGCTGCGTGAAGGCTCCTTCGAAACCCCGATCGGCACCGTGGAATATGACGAAGCCGGCGACCTCGAGTCATTCGAGTTCGTTGTGTACGAATGGCATTCAGATGGCAGCAAAACTCCGGTAAACTAA
- the livH gene encoding high-affinity branched-chain amino acid ABC transporter permease LivH, whose product MHDVLYFLQQLINGLTVGSAYALIAIGYTMVYGIIGMINFAHGEIYMIGAYVSLIVITGLAVMSPAWLPLVLLVALICAIIVSSSMGWAVERVAYRPVRGQHRLIPLISAIGMSIFLQNYVHLAQGSRNIGFPLLIEGGISLGGSEDGFQTSLSYMQITIFVTTLICMTALSLFISRSRIGRACRAVSQDRKMSSLLGIDTDRIIAATFVIGAALAAVAGLLLGMYYGSIDPLFGFIAGLKAFTAAVLGGIGSIPGAMLGGLVLGVAESFTAGYLSSEYKDVVSFGLLILILLFRPTGLLGKPEVEKI is encoded by the coding sequence ATGCACGACGTACTGTACTTTCTCCAGCAGCTCATCAATGGGCTGACGGTAGGAAGCGCTTATGCCCTGATCGCCATCGGCTACACGATGGTCTACGGCATTATCGGCATGATCAACTTTGCCCACGGTGAAATCTACATGATCGGCGCCTATGTCTCGCTGATCGTGATCACCGGCCTGGCCGTGATGAGCCCCGCCTGGCTCCCGCTGGTCCTGCTTGTGGCCTTGATCTGCGCGATAATCGTGTCCAGCTCCATGGGCTGGGCCGTTGAGCGTGTCGCCTACCGTCCCGTTCGCGGACAGCACCGGCTGATTCCGCTGATTTCCGCCATCGGCATGTCCATCTTCCTGCAGAACTATGTTCACCTGGCACAGGGTTCGCGCAATATCGGCTTCCCGCTGCTGATCGAAGGTGGCATCTCCCTGGGCGGCTCTGAGGATGGATTCCAGACGTCATTGTCGTACATGCAGATTACAATTTTTGTGACCACGCTGATCTGCATGACCGCCCTGTCCCTGTTTATCTCCCGTTCCCGTATTGGCCGCGCCTGCCGTGCCGTTTCCCAGGACCGCAAGATGTCCAGCCTGCTGGGTATCGACACTGATCGCATCATCGCCGCCACTTTTGTCATCGGCGCAGCCCTTGCCGCGGTCGCTGGCCTGTTGCTGGGCATGTACTACGGCTCCATCGACCCGCTGTTCGGTTTCATTGCCGGCCTCAAGGCATTTACTGCGGCCGTATTGGGCGGCATCGGCAGTATCCCGGGCGCCATGCTGGGCGGACTTGTTCTTGGCGTTGCTGAAAGCTTCACCGCTGGCTACTTGAGCAGCGAGTACAAAGATGTGGTGTCCTTCGGGCTGCTGATCCTCATCCTCCTGTTCCGGCCCACCGGCCTTCTCGGCAAACCGGAAGTGGAGAAGATCTGA